The Nerophis lumbriciformis linkage group LG34, RoL_Nlum_v2.1, whole genome shotgun sequence genome includes a window with the following:
- the ndufaf4 gene encoding NADH dehydrogenase [ubiquinone] 1 alpha subcomplex assembly factor 4 isoform X1, whose amino-acid sequence MGSRVVRMFRNVNLENRVQREISKEKPKPAPRHAVTQPTDHDGNVGTVHQKNNDLLSNLKSVYVESVNTQTVKSIKEGVSMNDATKCRPTKFFLPGNSYGLANLTEVPRGKLTITEAIKAVGSHQNEPQTWTSQKIAKEYSLDLKETNSLLEFFIPFQVQILPPVNVKQLKVI is encoded by the exons ATGGGG TCACGAGTCGTACGCATGTTCAGAAATGTCAACCTAGAAAACAGAGTTCAGCGAGAAATTTCCAAGGAAAAGCCGAAGCCAGCACCAAGACACGCGGTTACACAACCAACCGACCATGACG GAAATGTTGGTACCGTCCATCAGAAGAACAACGATTTACTATCAAATCTGAAGTCTGTTTACGTGGAGTCTGTAAACACACAGACGGTGAAG TCCATAAAGGAGGGGGTGAGCATGAATGATGCAACAAAATGCAGACCGACGAAATTCTTCCTTCCAGGAAACTCTTATGGCCTTGCAAACCTGACAGAAGTTCCTCGAGGCAAACTGACCATCACAGAAGCTATTAAAGCCGTCGGAAGCCACCAGAATGAGCCTCAAACATGGACGTCGCAGAAGATTGCTAAAGAATATTCTTTGGACTTAAAAGAAACAAACTCTCTTCTTGAGTTTTTCATCCCCTTCCAGGTTCAGATCTTACCACCTGTAAATGTAAAACAGCTGAAGGTCATTTAG
- the ndufaf4 gene encoding NADH dehydrogenase [ubiquinone] 1 alpha subcomplex assembly factor 4 isoform X2: MGSRVVRMFRNVNLENRVQREISKEKPKPAPRHAVTQPTDHDGNVGTVHQKNNDLLSNLKSVYVESVNTQTVKSIKEGVSMNDATKCRPTKFFLPGNSYGLANLTEVPRGKLTITEAIKAVGSHQNEPQTWTSQKIAKEYSLDLKETNSLLEFFIPFQVQILPPVNVKQLKVI, encoded by the exons atGGGGTCACGAGTCGTACGCATGTTCAGAAATGTCAACCTAGAAAACAGAGTTCAGCGAGAAATTTCCAAGGAAAAGCCGAAGCCAGCACCAAGACACGCGGTTACACAACCAACCGACCATGACG GAAATGTTGGTACCGTCCATCAGAAGAACAACGATTTACTATCAAATCTGAAGTCTGTTTACGTGGAGTCTGTAAACACACAGACGGTGAAG TCCATAAAGGAGGGGGTGAGCATGAATGATGCAACAAAATGCAGACCGACGAAATTCTTCCTTCCAGGAAACTCTTATGGCCTTGCAAACCTGACAGAAGTTCCTCGAGGCAAACTGACCATCACAGAAGCTATTAAAGCCGTCGGAAGCCACCAGAATGAGCCTCAAACATGGACGTCGCAGAAGATTGCTAAAGAATATTCTTTGGACTTAAAAGAAACAAACTCTCTTCTTGAGTTTTTCATCCCCTTCCAGGTTCAGATCTTACCACCTGTAAATGTAAAACAGCTGAAGGTCATTTAG